A region of Anolis sagrei isolate rAnoSag1 chromosome 2, rAnoSag1.mat, whole genome shotgun sequence DNA encodes the following proteins:
- the TOB1 gene encoding protein Tob1 has protein sequence MQLEIQVALNFIISYLYNKLPRRRVNIFGEELERLLKKKYEGHWYPEKPYKGSGFRCIHVGEKVDPVIEQASKESGLDIDDVRGNLPQDLSVWIDPFEVSYQIGEKGPVKVLYVDDSNENGCELDKEIKNSFNPEAQVFMPISDPASSVSSSPSPPFGQSATVSPTFMPRSTQPLTFTTATFAATKFGSTKMKNSSRTNKVARTSPTNLGLNVNDLLKQKALSSSMHSLYGLGLGGQQVPPQQQPPPQQQKTSALSPNAKEFIFPNVQGQGSTSNLFPSDSSLNLSPLQYSNAFDMFAAYGGLNEKSFVDGLNFSLNSMQYSNQQFQPVMAN, from the coding sequence ATGCAGCTTGAAATACAAGTAGCACtcaattttattatttcatatttgtaCAATAAGCTTCCCAGACGACGTGTGAATATCTTTGGTGAAGAGCTGGAAAGACTACTTAAAAAGAAATATGAAGGGCATTGGTATCCAGAAAAGCCATACAAAGGATCAGGGTTTAGATGTATACACGTAGGGGAGAAAGTGGACCCAGTTATTGAACAAGCATCCAAAGAGAGTGGTTTGGACATTGATGATGTTCGTGGCAATCTGCCTCAGGATCTTAGTGTCTGGATTGACCCATTTGAGGTTTCATACCAAATCGGTGAAAAGGGACCAGTGAAAGTGCTTTATGTGGATGATTCCAATGAAAATGGATGTGAATTGGATAAGGAAATCAAGAATAGCTTTAATCCAGAAGCCCAAGTCTTCATGCCAATAAGTGATCCAGCATCTTCTGTCTCAAGTTCTCCTTCACCTCCGTTTGGTCAGTCTGCTACTGTGAGCCCAACCTTTATGCCCCGTTCTACTCAGCCTTTAACTTTCACCACTGCCACATTTGCTGCCACCAAGTTTGGCTCTACCAAAATGAAGAACAGCAGCCGTACCAACAAGGTCGCTCGCACTTCTCCCACTAACCTTGGCTTGAATGTCAACGATTTGCTGAAACAGAAGGCTCTTTCCTCTTCCATGCACTCTCTCTATGGTCTTGGCCTCGGTGGCCAGCAGGTTCCACCGCAGCAGCAACCTCCACCTCAGCAGCAGAAAACATCTGCCCTTTCTCCTAATGCAAAGGAGTTCATCTTCCCTAACGTACAGGGCCAAGGTAGTACAAGCAACCTCTTCCCCAGCGACTCTTCCCTTAATCTGAGTCCTCTCCAGTACAGTAATGCCTTTGATATGTTTGCAGCCTATGGAGGTCTAAATGAGAAGTCTTTTGTGGATGGCCTGAATTTCAGCTTAAATAGCATGCAGTACTCTAACCAGCAATTCCAGCCTGTTATGGCTAACTAA